The nucleotide sequence gagcaaaagatttgaacagatacaaCACAGAGGTTTAGTAACTTGCCTAATGTCATACAGAGCCAAGATCTGAACCCCTGCTTGCCTGACTCTATGCTATGGCTGGTTCCCCAAAGCAGTTCCCCAAAGGAAGTGGGACAAGTTCCCCACCCCCAGAAAAACCTAGGCCAGGAATGTGAGGATGGCCTTTGGCAAACAGGGCTGAAGGCCAGGCCCCACCTGCAGATTCAGGGCCAGATGTCGTGTCTTGGTCTGTTCTAGGTCACTCTGTGAGTACTTGAGCCGCATCTGCAGTCCGTGGGCCTGAGACTGCACCTGACGTAGTTCTGCCTCTTTCCGCTTTGCCTTCATCTGCTCCTAAAGTGGACGAGAGGGGCTAGGTGGTAAGAAGGTGGCCGGCTGGCCTGGGCTTCGGACCCCCATTCCTAGGGACAGCCCTGCCTATGGCTTACCTTCAGCTCTTCTGTCAACcgctctttcttctctttcaactTGTCTACTGCTTTCTCATCCCAGCGCCGGGCCTTGGCCTTCAGATCACTAGCCCCGCCAGAGATCACCCCTGACTTCTGGAACAGGGTCCCATCCAGTGCCACTGTCTACACACagcagggagaagagaggagaggggagaagctAAACAGAGGAATTGCCAATACTAAGCCTGTCCAGCTCCAATATGGGCAAGGGAATCCATACCTTGTGGCGCTGGTGGCCTCCAAAGGCAATGCGGCGGGCATCCTCCACATTGTCACAGACAAGGGCATTGCCACAAGCGTACTGCAGGGCCTTTTTGATGTGAGGTGGCTCATAGCGAATAACGTCAATCACCAGCTTGGCCCCCTTCAGCTCCCGGAGTTTCTCATCTGTAGGTTTCACCTGTGAGAAGAAGCTCAGTTAAGTGGCAGAACACGGAGGGCTAGGAGGAGCAGCCCTCTCACACTGCCCTGACCCCATGACCACCAGCTTCACCTCCAGGTAATCAAGAGGCAAGAAGGTCTCAGGCTCCCCACGCTGCTCCTTGATATACTGAATACAGTCCCGGCCTGTCTTCTCTGAGTCCACGATAATGGCATCCATGTTCTTACCCAAAACCTTGGTTACTGCAATCTGATACTTCTTTTGTGTGGGTTGGCAGAGGTCAATGAGGCGGCCGTACTAGggaaagtcagaagagaaaagtgAAGCATGAGGCTTTTGGGAGCTGGCTTGGGAACCCCAATTCCCAGCTTGGAAGGGGGTGGGAGCAGGTCAGAATTTCTATCAGGAACACAGCCCCCACACTACGGAAGAAAAACCTACTCTGGCTTTAAAGCAACAACAACTTCAGGCAGTCATGTCTGAATCCAAAAATCATCTTTCTAAACCTCACTTTTACCATTTCGCAGACCACTGCCACCCCAGGCATTATGCCAGAGACCCTATATGCATTATATCAAATTCTCACAAACACCCAGCAAAGTAAATCTCTTTGTTCAGTTCACTTCCCCCATGTCTCCCAAATCAACCATGGTTCCCTAAGAACTATCAGATAAAGGGTAAGATCTTTAAGGGCAGTGACTGAGCCTAACTCCTCCTTATCAACTCCCCAGCAGTGTCTATAGGAAAGATCAGGAAATAGTTGTGGAACTCAATTAAGTTGAACCCAGGGATGGAATTACAGCAATAGAGGAATAATATTTAGGGAATCTGGGGACTCAGGATTTGGTTTAAGAGGCCAAGAGTTCTGATAAAGCCTAGTGAATGAGCTGGTTGTTACATGCCAAAGAAGCTcatactgaagcctgcacagaGCTACTTCCTGGGAGCTAATTCCTGCCCTGTGGCCCCTTCCCTTCCCAAAGCCCTCTCCAGTTTCCCCACCTCCCACAAAGGAGTGGACACAAGCAAGACAAAACTTTCAGGAAGATACAACTGGTGTGATGCAAAGAACACGAGGTTAAGAATCAGAACAAGTTGGGTCTGAactgcagttttttttctttttttaaattttatttagtttggctgtgttgggtcttcattgctgcacgcagggtttctctagctgtggtgagcgaggactactcttcgttgcggcgcacgggcttctcactgcggtggcttcttttgttgcggacgGGCTcaaagcacgcgggcttcaggagttgtggcgctcgggctctagagcgcaggctcagtagttgtggcgcacgggcttagttgctctgaggcatgtgggatcttcctggaccagagatcgaacctgtgtcccctgcactggcaggcggattcttaaccactgccccaccagggaagtccctgaattgcAGTTCTTATACTTATAAGCTATGCTGttttgagcaagtcatttaacctctctgaccctcagtttccctaGCTGTAAAAATGGGATTAGCAATCCTGtcctcacagggctgctgtgaaaaTTATCTGACAGTGAGTGTGAAagtaagtgctcaggaaatgAGTTCCCTCTCCACTCTTACCACAGAGCCAGGGTACAGGCGCTTGATGCTTTCCATAATTTCTGCCTTACGCTGTTGGCGGCTGCTCTCCTGGCGGTCAATGCGTGCATCCCCCAGCTGCTCCATCACCTGGTTCAGCTCCTTATTGATCTCATCAATTCGCCGCTTGGCCATCTCCACCTCCTCTGTCAGCTCCCCCTCTAGCTTCTTCTGCTCCTCGAGGGACTGCCTacaaagtaaggaaacacaagggtTACCCTGGCTGGCCAGAAAATATTCCTGGCCGAGAGGGACTCTGTGGGTCCTGCCTGGAGAGAGGTAGGACAGGAAGGGTTCACAAGAACAGGCCTGGAAGTAAGAGGGAAGGTTACAAGGCCACATACTTGCTAGTTGTGATGTATTCCTCCAGTTTCTCAATCCGCTTCTGATTCTCTTCAATctccctcagcttttgcttgATCTTGGCctgggagaaagacaaatacactaCATCACCATAGACTGAGTAAGTTAACTCCAAGACCATGGGGCCCTGGctcatccccctccccatgtgcCTGCTCATCCAAGAGCCCAACAGTCACGGACAATGGGTCACTAGTGCAGGAGGCCCATTAAAAAGCAgacacacagggacttccctggtggtgcagtggataggaATCCGTCTGCCAaacagggaacatgggttcgatccctggtccgggaagatcccacatgccgcagagcaactaagcccatgccacaactactgaagcccgagcaccctagtgctcgtgctccgcaacaagagaagccatcgcaaggAGAAGCTggcataccgcaacaaagagtagctcccattcGCCACAAAATGAGAAAGCCCGCacggcagcaacgaagacgcatcgcagccaaaaataaatcaaattaagtcttaaaaaaaaaaaagcagacacacAGATGGTGTTCAATGTGGCTCTGCTAACTGATGGGGTCACCCTGGGCCCTATGAAACCCTCTCATAGGTGTTCTACCCAGCCTGGGCTAACTTCCTCACCAATCAAGACAGGCTCAAACCAAAAAAGTGTGGGCTAGACTGCCCAGGTTCacgtcccagttctgccacttaataaccttaggcaaattacttcaCCTCTGTGCTGTactttcctcatttggaaaatgaggaATTAAATGACTGCATACATGTAAAAAACAGTGTCTAGCACACAGTGTTTGCTAGATGTTAGCTATTGTCATTACTGTTAAGCTATCATTACTTCCTTTTCTCTGGACCATCATTCCTAATCTTGTACAGCATGCCCACCTCTGTCTCTACTTTCTTCCGCTCTTCCAGATCCAGCCGGTCCTGGTCGGCCTTCTGGTCTCGATTGAACTTCTCAAGCTCCTGCGCCAGGGTAGCTGCTCTCTTGCTGGCTTCTTCTTTCAACCGGTGGTATTTCTTCACCTGTGTCAGGGACAGGGAAAGAGGACAGGGATGACCAAGTCAGTCCATGTCAGCCCAGCGATCTCTCTACTcccgcccccccaacccccgcccaaGAGCTTACCTGATTCTCCTCCAGGGTCAAATCTCTGCCCTGACTCTGACTCTCCTCTTCCATCCGTTCCTCAAACTCCTGCCGGGCTTTCTCCACTGACAGCATCTCCTTTTCCAGCTCATCCATGTCACCTTTACGCTTCTTGTAATGCTTCTGAGCATTCTGTAGGGACTTCTTGGCTGCTTCCAGCTTCTTGATTTTGTGGGAGGTATTCTCCTTGGCTTTGATGTACTGAGGCCGCTTCTGGTTCAGCTCTGAGTCCTTCTCCCttttgccagaggggagggggaaaccAGTTAGCACTGTGGGAGAAGGGAGGGTTCCAAGGCTTTTTAATCCAAAGGGGGCCTAAACTCCAAGCCTCAGGGAAGTGCCTAAAAGAACAAGGGCCTGATGCCCCACAGATCCTCAAAACAGGGGCTATTCCCTAGCAATGCATTCCAGCCACTCTATAAGGTAAAGCTACCACCCCTGCCTCAACCCTAGCCAGGCCAGGCCCCTCAGTAACAACTCCCAAGAGTAACCTGTGTTCACGTAATCTGACTTAACCTTTTCAAATTTCTGTCCTTTAAACTTCAAGCTCCAGTTTTCCTCTTCTAGGAAGAGACTACCAGCCACGAGTGGCTTCCCATCACTTCCTCTCACTTGGCAAAGCCACCACCCCTTTCAAGTTCTCATCTTCTGAGTACCTATCTACCCGGAGTCTGAGTACTTAAATACTCTATTTGTCTAAAATGCAAGTCAACAAATGTGTCTGATTCTAGCCAAAGCAAGTCAAGGGGAAGATAGAGAAACTAGTACAGGCACTGGGCTCTGGGCTCAGAGGAGCCCAAGGAAACAGCACAGCCTCTTGGCTTTCCACATGTCACATGCCCAGGCCTGCCACTTACTTGATCTCCTTCTCAATCTGCTGCTGTTCCCGCATCATTTTGCCcagctccttcttcttctccttcagcTCATCCTCTACCTTGTCCATCCGCTTCTTGTCCTTCTCGATCTCCTTGTTCTTAGAGGCCAGTTCTTTGTTGAGTTTCTCGATTTCCACTTCATTATGATAAAGTTTGAAAAGTTGCAACTGTACCTGAGCTCGCACCACCTCATCCTTCAGGCGCTGGTAGCGGTCAGCCTGTGCAAATAGGGGTGTGGAGGCAGGGGTGCATCAGTAAGGCACTGGCTTCAATCTGGCCTCTCAGAGCCCAGAGGCAACCTGGCCACctacctcttctttttcttgtttggcCTCCTTGCGTTCAGCTGCGATGTTTTTTTTGCGATGGTAATTAAACTGCGTGTCCTCTTCAGCTTTCACCATTTCCTTTTTTCGCTTGTCATATTCCTGGGCCAGCTCCCCAGAGCGACTGATCTCTTCAAAAAGAGCTGTCCTCTCTTTGGGGTTCTTCATGGCAATAGATTCCACAGCGCCCTAGTAAAGGTcaaaacactctccccacttagaccCTAGCCAGCCCAGTTCCCGCTACCCACTCCGACTCAATCATTCAGAAAAAGTTCACTGATCCCTTCCCCACACTGGGTGCCACATTTCACCATTGAGCTTTGAGGACATATTCCCTGCCTTTTGAGGTACATGGGGAACAGAAGAGATAGAAGCAGAGACAACACCGTGTGTTACGTGCAGTGACAGCAGTAgcacagaaaaagaactaaatgaagctTGAGTGTAGGAGACTGGTAGGGGTACCTATGTAGGAAGGTTTCCCAAAGGTGACATCTAAGATGAGTTTGGAAGATGAGGAAGAAACTAACCAAGAAAGtaagagagggggcttccctggtggcgcagtggttgagagtccgcctgccaatgcagaggacacgggttcaggcactggtctgggaggatcccacatgcctcagagcagctaggcccatgagccacaagtactgagcctgcgcgtctggagcctgtgctccgcaacgagaggccgcaatggtgagaggccgcaatggtgagaggcccgcgcaccgcgatgaagagcggcccccgctcgctgcaactagagaaagccctcgcacagaaacgaagacccaacacagccaaaaataaataaataaatttataaaaaaaagaaagtaagagagaTGAGGTTATTTCACGTAGAGGAAAATTAATATTGCAAAGGCCTGCAGGCTAAAGAAAGCAGGTGAATTTGGGGAACTGTAAAAGCCTTAATTAGGCTGGAGGGCAGGGTTAGAAGGGAAGAGTAATGGCATATGAGGCTAGTGAGGTAAGCAAGAACCAAAGGGTGGTGTTTCATGAATGACAGGAGTTGGATTTCATGCTaaggcaatggttctcaaactttagtgtgcatcaTAATAACCTGGAGAGCCTGGGAAAACACaaattgctgggccccaccccataGTCTCTGCCCCTataggtctggggtagggcctgagaatgtgcatttctaacatgtCCCCAGTTGATGCCGATCTGGAGACTACAATTTGAGAACTGCCATCAGAAGGCAATGAGAAATCACTGAAATGTTttaaggagaggagggaaagaaacaTATTTGTGCTCCCATAAGATGATCCTGGCCTAGGGGATGAACAGGAAGGGGCAAGACTGGAGTCGGGAAGCACAGTGAGGAAGCTGTTACATTAGTTCAGGGGAGAGATGATGAAGCCAGAGATGGAGCAGGTCCAGTGGGGATAGAACAAAAAGCAGGTAGCCAATAATTGTTAAAAATGCCCACCTGGAAGACGAGGAAGTTACGAGCTTTGATAAGAATGCCCAACTTCTCTAATTCCTCACTGTACTCATGTAGCTGGACCACTTTGTTGTTGATCTTGTACTCAGAGGAACCCCCTACAAGACAATGCATGAGTCAGCCGAGGGTTAGGCCTCCCTCCTACCCCAACAAACTAGTCTAGCCACCCCCCGATGCCCGTGGACCCAAGGAGAACCTCTGGCCAGCCTCACCTACCAACAATGACACGGGCAAAGGTGCGGTCCTCAGCACCCTCCTCAGAGTAGACCATGCTGACAAAGGCCCGGTTGGCAGCTGGCTTGCCCACAGGAGCTCCATGGATCAGGTCCCTCAGGGTCTTTACCCGCAGGTTGCTGGTTTTCTCACCCAACACAAAGCTGATGGCATCCATGAGATTTGACTTACCTAAGGGAGGACAGGACAAAGTAGAGGAGGGGAAGTcaggaagaaggggagaggaaaaggaataaaGGAGACATTGACAAGAACATAAATGTTCCCTAATCACTCAGTGCACAGACTAACAGGAGGACAAAATACTGCTTTGCCCCTGTAAAGGCTAGGCCTGACCAAAGCCCTGGATCAAAGGCTTAGAAAAACAGCTCCTTTGCAGTTACCACTTACAGCAGCCAAAAACTAGAACCCCATCTAAGGAAATGGTATATTCACAGAATAAATCATTCtacaacatttttttgtttttttggccatgccgtgcagcctgtgggatcttagttccccaaccagggatcaaacccacgccccctgcattggaagtgtggagtattagccagggaagtccctctacaaCCTTTGATGACATGGGAAAATACCCACAACAGGAGAAACAAGCATGATACAAAACTCAACATAGTTTGATCTCaaccaagtttaaaaaaaaaaacacacaaaacaaaaaaacacacaggggctgagggaagggggAAAATGCAGAGCTGTTATTTGATGAGCATAgtctcagttttgcaagatgaaaaagttcagaAGATTGgatgcacaaaaatgtgaatatatttaacactactgaactgtacactcaaaaatggttaaaatggtaaattttatgttatgtgtattttaacataattttttttaaaaaggcatattcCTATAGTGATACATGAAGCAGACAGCATCACCTATGAAGTATCTTACCAAAAATATTTGACCTGAATCTAAACAAACATTTAGACCTACCTTCCAGTTTATAAGAAATACAGCAGTTAGAGAAACATGGTAAATGACACCATGAAGAAACCTTAAGACAAACACAGAATGTGGGATATTCTACAAGACAACTGGTCTGGTCTTTTTGAAAAGTCAATGTCTTTTAGGGAGAACCATTCCAGGATACAGAGATTACTGAGACAAGCAAAGGCAGCACACAAACTTTGATTGGATTCTGGttccaaaaaaatcccaaaaagaCATTTTGGGGAGCAATTTGGGAAGCTTGAATATAAACTGGATAACTGATGACATGAGGAAATTAATTCTCTCAGGTATGATAATGGTATACTGGTAAACAGGAGAAGAGTGATCTTAGTAGATGAATGCTGAATCCTTTAGGGGTAAAACGTCATTATGTCTGCaatttactttcaaatgattAAGTAAAACACAGGTGTAAGTTTGAAAAGTTTCATAATCAAAacttggggggacttccctggtggtccagtggttaagaatccgtcttgcaatgcaggggatgccagtttgatccctggtaggagaactaagatcccacatgccgcgggcaactaagcccgcatgccacaactagagagcccacgcactgcaactaatgagcccacgcgcctcaactagagagaagcccacacaccgcaacgaagagcctgcacactgcaacgaaagatcctgcatgccacaactaagacccaatgcagccaaaaaataaaaataaaaaacttggggagagggaaaggcataaaaatataaacagtataACAGTGATCAtttctgggaaagaaaataggTAACAagtcagggaagggagagaatctTCTTTTTTACTGTACATCCTTTggaattttctgaattttataccATGTGCATATATTCACTATTCAAATAAATAAGGTTTTTAACATTAAACATGATTATCTTTTCAGTAGTGGAGTCACAGTTTTTACCTTCTCTATTTTagactcagaaaaaaatatattaaaaaaaatttagactgGGGTTGGGGGTAGGGAATAGTTTAATCTCTATAAATTCTATCTCAAGATTCCCCCCAACATGCTATCTGACCTTGAACTGAGGACCTGATTTCTAAAACCCTTCTACCCAACTATAAAAATGGCAGCCCAGGTCCTTCCACAGAGGCAGTACAAGACAGTGATTAAGAGCTTGggttctaggggcttccctggtggcgcagtggttgagaatctgcctgccaatgcaggggacacgggttcgagccctggtctgggaagatcccacatgccgcggagcaactaggcccgtgagccacaactactgagcctgtgcgtctggagcttgtgctccacaacaagagaggcccacgcaccgtgattaagagtggcccccgctcgccacaactagagaaagcccacgcacagaaacgaagacccaacacagccaaaaataaataaataaataaataaaattaaaaaaaaaaaaaaagagcttgggTTCTAGTCCAACAGACCAGGTTCTAATCTTAGTTTCACCACTTCTTAGCTGACCTTCCTTTCCCTCACCTGGAAAATCTGAAAAACCAAGACTCATGGGTAAAAGCATCTAAAACAATGGTTGGCACATAGTTCTCTGTGGGAGTGGCAGGAGCACAGGTATGACAGGCACAGGTTCTGATCCTGGCTCTGAGAATCAAGTGTGCAAGTGATCACAACTCTTTGTGCCTGggtcttctcatctataaaacaaagataatggTATCTCCCTCCTAGGGTCACTGTGAGAATTTAAATGTAAAGTGTCCTAATAAATAAAGTACTTGCCACACagtgaatgctcaataaatggcaatCCTATCCTAACCAGGTCTGGACTCTTAGCTTAGTCTCCCTCATCACAGCAGGACTAGCACATCATGCTGACCAGGAGTCAGCCTTTTAGGCACCCATTTCCAACTTCTGGGCTTCTCCCATGCTCTCCAAGGATGGCAAGAACATCTCACAACCAAAGGCCTCCCTACTCGCAATCATTCAatattgtaaacatttttataacaaGCATTATGACCTGAACAACGATATAATGTTTCAAGGAATGTCTTCTTTGGGGCACTCCATAGACCAGTGATGAagatacaaaacagaataaacattAACATGTAGCAAGTGTCTACTATGTGGCAGAGAGAAATTCACTGAGAGGAATCAAAGAATGCTTTGTGGAGCTGGGCACTGAAGAATGGGGTCGGATGTAAGCCTGACATCTACTCGAAGAATGAGCAAGAAGGCggtctcttccccctcccccactttcctttgattataaaaatgtagctCAACTTAATCCTTGGAGCAGAGCTCCCTCACCTTCCCACTTGTATCCCTCACAAGCATCCtataaatctacttcttgcctgtcaaaaaaaaaacacagggtaCGGGAGGGCCAGTCAGACCAAGGGCCTTTTCGGAATACCTGGGTATACAAATTTACCCATGTTGAGGAGACTGAATGCCAAGAGGTGCATCTCAGCTCTTTCCACAGGGGCCACCACACCAAAATCCTAAGAAACTGCAGTGGAACCCCAAGCATTAGCCGTCTAGGCCAGTAGTTCTCAAATGAGGTGGGAGAGGGTGGAgtgattttgcccctcccccctggGGACATCTGGTAATAtctgtagacattttttttttttttttgcggtacgcaggcctctcactgttgtggcctctcccgttgcggagcacaggctagggacgcgcaggctcagcggccatggctcatgggcctagccgctccgcagcatgtgggatcttcccggaccggggcacgaacccgtgtcccctgcatcagcaggcggactctcaaccactgcgccaccagggaagccctgtagacatttttgattgtcacacctggagggggtgggggtggggttgctACTGTCACCTAGTGGGTAAAAGCCAAGGATGCCACTAAACATCCTACACCTTACAATGCCACTAAACATCCTAGTGGGTAAAAGCCaaggatgctactaaacatcctacaagcACGGACCCCACAGCAAAGCATTATCTCACTggaaatgtcaatagtgctgctgttgagaaaccctgcttaaAAGAGAGCCATATCTAGGCAAGACTCCAGGGAAGGTCATCAGTTACAGCTACTTCAGCAAGAGCAGCCCCTCAGGCTAGAAAGTGATTTAGCTGGAACACCTCTGAGGTGAAGGAACACAGCAGGATTCCAAACAGACCTCTAATGTCCGTAGATGGGAGGACTCCATGGTGTATAATTTAGAGATGGGGAATTTAGATATGAAATAGAGGCCTTATCTGACtaccctttctttcctcctttccttcctttttctttctttttattttttctcccagttttaacaagatataactgacatacaacactgtattactttcaggtgtacaacatgattctgtatttgtatatattgcaaaatggttgccacaataagtttagttagcatccatcacctcacagttaatttttttcttgtgacttttttaagatctactttaaaacatacaaaatatacaatacagtattgttaactaatGACCACTCTTCCTAAAAAGCCATCCAAGTCACTCTATCACATCACTGTATCACATCAATCGTGCACAGCACTTATCACAGCCGAAAAATAACTTATTTCCTCCTTTATTATCGTCTTTCCCCTCTGGAATGTAAGTTCTCCGAAAGCATGGCTTATTCTGTTCTCCGCTGTTTCCACAGCACCTTGACTGAATAACTCCTTATAAagcagtaagcattcaataaatttgACGAGCGAATGAGTTCTGACTTTTGATGGTTTCAGTGGTAAGAAAGGCATGCCTCGAATTCGAGGCATCCCGACCTCTCAGTTGAGGCCGGGGAGTCGAGACCCCAAGCACTCCGGAGACGCGAGCACGGAGTCCGAAATTCAAAAGTGCCGCCTCCagagaagagtttttaaaagaaagaaaaaaaaaaggaattggagTGTACCAACGCGAGGCGGGAGGGGGG is from Orcinus orca chromosome X, mOrcOrc1.1, whole genome shotgun sequence and encodes:
- the SMC1A gene encoding structural maintenance of chromosomes protein 1A isoform X4, whose product is MALGAVESIAMKNPKERTALFEEISRSGELAQEYDKRKKEMVKAEEDTQFNYHRKKNIAAERKEAKQEKEEADRYQRLKDEVVRAQVQLQLFKLYHNEVEIEKLNKELASKNKEIEKDKKRMDKVEDELKEKKKELGKMMREQQQIEKEIKEKDSELNQKRPQYIKAKENTSHKIKKLEAAKKSLQNAQKHYKKRKGDMDELEKEMLSVEKARQEFEERMEEESQSQGRDLTLEENQVKKYHRLKEEASKRAATLAQELEKFNRDQKADQDRLDLEERKKVETEAKIKQKLREIEENQKRIEKLEEYITTSKQSLEEQKKLEGELTEEVEMAKRRIDEINKELNQVMEQLGDARIDRQESSRQQRKAEIMESIKRLYPGSVYGRLIDLCQPTQKKYQIAVTKVLGKNMDAIIVDSEKTGRDCIQYIKEQRGEPETFLPLDYLEVKPTDEKLRELKGAKLVIDVIRYEPPHIKKALQYACGNALVCDNVEDARRIAFGGHQRHKTVALDGTLFQKSGVISGGASDLKAKARRWDEKAVDKLKEKKERLTEELKEQMKAKRKEAELRQVQSQAHGLQMRLKYSQSDLEQTKTRHLALNLQEKSKLESELANFGPRINDIKRIIQSREREMKDLKEKMNQVEDEVFEEFCREIGVRNIREFEEEKVKRQNEIAKKRLEFENQKTRLGIQLDFEKNQLKEDQDKVHMWEQTVKKDENEIEKLKKEEQRHMKIIDETMAQLQDLKNQHLAKKSEVNDKNHEMEEIRKKLGGANKEMTHLQKEVTAIETKLEQKRSDRHNLLQACKMQDIKLPLSKGTMDDISQEEGSSQGEDSVSGSQRTSNIYAREALIEIDYGDLCEDLKDAQAEEEIKQEMNTLQQKLNEQQSVLQRIAAPNMKAMEKLESVRDKFQETSDEFEAARKRAKKAKQAFEQIKKERFDRFNSCFESVATNIDEIYKALSRNSSAQAFLGPENPEEPYLDGINYNCVAPGKRFRPMDNLSGGEKTVAALALLFAIHSYKPAPFFVLDEIDAALDNTNIGKVANYIKEQSTCNFQAIVISLKEEFYTKAESLIGVYPEQGDCVISKVLTFDLTKYPDANPNPNEQ